In Saccharothrix syringae, the following are encoded in one genomic region:
- a CDS encoding ABC transporter ATP-binding protein, with the protein MSALVSDIGTGTAAAAANLVKVYGSGDTAVRALDGVSVAFQAGRFTAIMGPSGSGKSTLMHCLAGLDGVDGGTVQIGGTEITSLGDKELTRLRRDRVGFIFQAFNLLPTLSAEQNILLGLELAGRKPDREWFDTIVDVLGLRDRLRHKPSELSGGQQQRVACARALVARPDVVFADEPTGNLDSRSGAEVLDFLRMSVRKLGQTVIMVTHDPVAASYADRVVLLADGRLAGEIDNPTADSVLSALKHLGA; encoded by the coding sequence ATGTCCGCACTGGTGTCCGACATCGGGACCGGCACCGCCGCCGCGGCCGCGAACCTGGTCAAGGTGTACGGCAGCGGCGACACGGCCGTCCGGGCGCTGGACGGGGTCAGCGTCGCGTTCCAGGCGGGCCGGTTCACCGCCATCATGGGCCCGTCCGGCTCCGGCAAGTCCACGCTCATGCACTGCCTGGCCGGGCTGGACGGCGTCGACGGCGGCACGGTCCAGATCGGCGGCACCGAGATCACCTCGCTGGGCGACAAGGAGCTGACCAGGCTGCGCCGCGACCGGGTCGGGTTCATCTTCCAGGCGTTCAACCTGCTGCCCACGCTCTCCGCGGAGCAGAACATCCTGCTCGGCCTGGAGCTGGCGGGCCGCAAGCCCGACCGCGAGTGGTTCGACACCATCGTCGACGTGCTGGGCCTGCGCGACCGGCTCCGGCACAAGCCCAGCGAGCTGTCCGGCGGCCAGCAGCAGCGCGTGGCCTGCGCCCGCGCCCTGGTCGCCCGCCCCGACGTGGTGTTCGCCGACGAACCGACCGGCAACCTCGACTCGCGCTCCGGCGCGGAGGTGCTGGACTTCCTGCGCATGTCGGTCCGCAAGCTCGGCCAGACCGTGATCATGGTGACGCACGACCCGGTCGCCGCGTCCTACGCCGACCGCGTGGTGCTGCTCGCCGACGGCCGGCTGGCCGGCGAGATCGACAACCCCACCGCTGACTCCGTGCTGTCCGCCCTGAAGCACCTGGGCGCGTGA
- a CDS encoding helix-turn-helix transcriptional regulator: MPGVARLGSGIPLVARGRELTRLRVALDEAARGQAGAVLVAGDAGVGKTRLVDELAAVAGDALVLTGRCLDVGETGLPYLPFTEALGQVREAGLLDVAARPALGLLLPELALPVGPDGGRAVSGLPSVLIGRRPEQDVGQLRLFDAVHGLLGELAEQRPVLLVLEDLHWADTSTRYLLQFLLSRLRAQRLLVVATYRSDDLHRNHPLRPLLNELVRLPAVQRLDLTPLSAIDSRSFVAALADDLPDDVVLEVAERSDGNPFFAEELIAVATCGDGRVPWTLAEVLLARIERLGADAQHVVRVASVGGRSVRHDLLRDVAGLDDVALDGALREAVQHHVLLVQRDEVYTFRHALLREAVHGDLLPGERVRLHAAYADRLASAGGRGTFAALAHHSLESHDLPRALRASVEAAREAQAAGAPAEALRHLEQALKLWPAVPGDARPADVTELVLVRRASWAAGTAGQPERAIAFARTATRIVDESDPEGAAEVWRRFAQALQVLDGNDDEMYDAVRQAWRLVRERPASYARAWVLAVWAAALRQDREYAEARERAELAVADGRASGAESAVADALTTLGLLEEPEGEVARAREHLTAAVACAMEADAAGTELRARYFLGLHHYDLGELAEAARVFDEGVARARETGLTWSSYGLELRVLHVLTGYYTGGWDGAAAAAEPPGLRVSSTVSARLAAAGTHVTVSRGEFEQAERMIRELRSDWHRDLQIALITGGTGAELALWRGQPEVAVERVADAIEWSGREREWSLAGIRLAALGIAGYADLAARARRRRDRPAEDAAVAAGRELLAYARTTAELGTPRTGRLGPEGLAWLARAAAEESRLTGPGDPGAWLAAVDGFGYGAVFEQAVCRWRAAEALLAVDRREEAVAQLRPAAAVADRLGAEPLREALDLVARRARVALRDTAPRDRVDPFTPRERSVLELVARGRTNRQVGEELYISEKTVSVHLSRIMSKLGASRRAEAVANAFDRGLLDLPE; the protein is encoded by the coding sequence ATGCCAGGTGTGGCACGCCTCGGTTCCGGAATCCCCCTGGTGGCGCGTGGCCGGGAGCTGACCAGGCTGCGCGTCGCCCTCGACGAGGCCGCCCGCGGCCAGGCCGGCGCGGTCCTGGTCGCGGGCGACGCCGGGGTCGGCAAGACCCGCCTGGTGGACGAGCTGGCCGCGGTCGCGGGTGACGCGCTCGTGCTCACCGGGCGGTGCCTGGACGTGGGCGAGACCGGCCTGCCGTACCTGCCCTTCACCGAGGCGCTGGGCCAGGTGCGGGAGGCCGGCCTGCTGGACGTGGCCGCCCGGCCCGCCCTGGGGCTGCTGCTGCCGGAGCTGGCGCTGCCGGTCGGACCCGACGGCGGCCGCGCCGTCTCGGGCCTGCCCTCGGTGCTGATCGGGCGCCGCCCCGAGCAGGACGTGGGCCAGCTCCGGCTGTTCGACGCGGTGCACGGGCTGCTCGGCGAGCTGGCCGAGCAGCGGCCGGTGCTGCTGGTCCTGGAGGACCTGCACTGGGCCGACACCTCCACCCGCTACCTGCTGCAGTTCCTGCTGTCCCGGCTGCGCGCGCAGCGGCTGCTGGTGGTCGCCACCTACCGGTCGGACGACCTGCACCGCAACCACCCGCTGCGGCCCCTGCTCAACGAGCTGGTGCGGCTGCCCGCCGTGCAGCGGCTCGACCTGACCCCGCTGAGCGCGATCGACTCGCGGTCGTTCGTCGCGGCGCTGGCCGACGACCTGCCCGACGACGTGGTGCTGGAGGTCGCCGAGCGCTCGGACGGCAACCCGTTCTTCGCCGAGGAGCTGATCGCGGTCGCCACCTGCGGCGACGGCCGGGTGCCGTGGACGCTGGCCGAGGTGCTGCTGGCCCGGATCGAGCGGCTGGGCGCGGACGCGCAGCACGTGGTGCGGGTCGCGTCGGTCGGCGGCCGGTCGGTGCGGCACGACCTGCTGCGGGACGTGGCCGGGCTGGACGACGTGGCGCTGGACGGCGCGCTGCGCGAGGCGGTGCAGCACCACGTGCTGCTGGTCCAGCGGGACGAGGTCTACACGTTCCGGCACGCGCTGCTGCGCGAGGCCGTCCACGGCGACCTGCTGCCCGGCGAGCGGGTGCGGCTGCACGCCGCGTACGCCGACCGGCTGGCGTCCGCGGGCGGGCGGGGCACGTTCGCCGCGCTGGCCCACCACAGCCTGGAGTCGCACGACCTGCCGCGGGCGCTGCGGGCGTCGGTGGAGGCGGCGCGGGAGGCGCAGGCGGCCGGTGCGCCCGCCGAGGCGCTGCGGCACCTGGAGCAGGCGCTCAAGCTGTGGCCGGCGGTGCCCGGGGACGCGCGGCCTGCGGACGTGACCGAGCTGGTGCTGGTGCGGCGGGCGTCCTGGGCCGCCGGGACGGCCGGGCAGCCGGAGCGGGCCATCGCGTTCGCCCGGACCGCCACCCGGATCGTCGACGAGTCGGACCCCGAGGGCGCGGCCGAGGTGTGGCGGCGCTTCGCGCAGGCGTTGCAGGTGCTCGACGGCAACGACGACGAGATGTACGACGCGGTGCGGCAGGCGTGGCGGCTGGTGCGGGAACGGCCGGCGTCGTACGCGCGGGCGTGGGTGCTGGCGGTGTGGGCGGCGGCGCTGCGGCAGGACCGCGAGTACGCCGAGGCGCGGGAGCGGGCCGAGCTGGCCGTGGCGGACGGCCGCGCGTCCGGCGCGGAGTCGGCGGTGGCGGACGCGCTGACCACGCTGGGCCTGCTGGAGGAGCCCGAGGGCGAGGTGGCGCGGGCGCGGGAGCACCTGACCGCGGCGGTGGCGTGCGCGATGGAGGCCGACGCGGCGGGCACCGAGCTGCGCGCCCGGTACTTCCTCGGCCTGCACCACTACGACCTGGGCGAGCTGGCCGAGGCCGCGCGGGTGTTCGACGAGGGCGTGGCGCGGGCCAGGGAGACCGGGCTGACCTGGAGCTCCTACGGCCTGGAGCTGCGCGTCCTGCACGTGTTGACCGGCTACTACACCGGCGGGTGGGACGGTGCGGCGGCCGCCGCCGAACCGCCCGGCCTGCGCGTGTCCAGCACGGTGTCCGCGCGGCTCGCGGCGGCGGGCACGCACGTGACGGTCAGCCGGGGCGAGTTCGAGCAGGCCGAGCGGATGATCCGGGAGCTGCGCTCGGACTGGCACCGGGACCTCCAGATCGCGCTGATCACCGGCGGCACCGGGGCCGAGCTGGCGCTGTGGCGCGGGCAGCCGGAGGTGGCCGTGGAGCGGGTCGCGGACGCCATCGAGTGGTCCGGCCGGGAGCGCGAGTGGTCCCTGGCGGGCATCCGGCTCGCGGCGCTGGGCATCGCCGGGTACGCCGACCTGGCCGCGCGGGCGCGCAGGCGGCGGGACCGGCCGGCCGAGGACGCGGCGGTGGCGGCGGGCCGCGAGCTGCTGGCGTACGCGCGGACCACGGCCGAGCTGGGCACGCCGCGCACGGGCCGGCTGGGGCCGGAGGGCCTGGCGTGGCTGGCGCGCGCGGCGGCGGAGGAGTCGCGGCTGACCGGGCCGGGGGACCCGGGTGCGTGGCTGGCGGCGGTCGACGGGTTCGGCTACGGGGCGGTGTTCGAGCAGGCCGTGTGCCGGTGGCGGGCGGCCGAGGCGCTGCTGGCCGTCGACCGGCGCGAGGAGGCGGTGGCGCAGCTCCGGCCGGCCGCGGCGGTGGCCGACCGGCTGGGCGCGGAGCCGTTGCGGGAGGCGCTGGACCTGGTGGCGCGGCGGGCGCGGGTGGCGTTGCGGGACACCGCGCCGCGCGACCGGGTGGACCCGTTCACGCCGCGGGAGCGGTCGGTGCTGGAGCTGGTGGCGCGGGGGCGCACCAACCGGCAGGTCGGCGAGGAGCTCTACATCTCGGAGAAGACCGTCAGCGTCCACCTGAGCCGGATCATGTCCAAGCTGGGCGCGAGCCGCCGAGCCGAGGCCGTCGCCAACGCCTTCGACCGAGGTCTCCTCGACCTCCCCGAATAA
- a CDS encoding chitinase C-terminal domain-containing protein codes for MSRRRFLPLLATIATAVGLAVAVVAPSTSNAAAGEECRPDGLYQTPGVAVPYCSVYDTEGRESLGPDHSRRVIGYFTSWRTGGNGAPAYLVPDIPWTKVTHLNYAFAHLDAQYRVSVGADGPDNPATGMTWPGVDLDPSLPYKGHFNLLTKHKKQHPNVKTLISVGGWAETGGFFNPDGTRNASGGFYKLGAQPQATVDAFADSAVRFIRAYGFNGVDIDYEYATSNNHAGNPDDFWISNANRGTLWAGYEKIMKALREKLDRASAEDGRHYLLTAAVPASGWLLRGQEAYQVTRYLDYVNIMSYDLHGSWNHFVGPNAALYDDGKDGELAAGGVYTAPQYEGMGYLNTDWAYHYYRGAMQAGRINIGVPFYSRGWQGVTGGTNGLWGRAALPDQTRCPAGTGSSVGSTTPCGNGAVGIDNLWHDSTAGGAEVPSGVNPLWHAKNLENGITPDYLAKHGLDPVNDPTDRLTGTYKRFYDSTLTAPWLWNADKKVFLSTEDEQSIAAKAKYVADKGIGGVMIWELAGDYRFDAARGQYTVGDTLLTKINDGLRGAAPYGSRKAAGPTPSDVLDVSATVSGFALGDNNYPITPKLKLTNNSTTTLPGGTRIEFDYGTSAPGGMADQSGFGLRVTAKGHSGSNVGGLRGDFQHVELTLPTWQPLAPGASVDVALSYQLPIASPSNFKLTFGGKSYAIASDHPRGGTGGPDPTGTTTTTTTTTTSQQPNCTAPAWDRAKAYGGGNEVSHRGKRWQAKWWTQGEEPGTTGEWGVWRDLGAC; via the coding sequence GTGTCCCGAAGAAGGTTCCTGCCGCTGCTCGCGACGATCGCCACGGCGGTCGGTCTCGCGGTGGCGGTCGTCGCCCCGTCCACGTCCAACGCCGCCGCGGGGGAGGAGTGCCGCCCCGACGGCCTCTACCAGACCCCCGGCGTCGCCGTCCCCTACTGCTCGGTCTACGACACCGAGGGCCGGGAGTCGCTGGGTCCCGACCACTCCCGCCGCGTCATCGGCTACTTCACGAGCTGGCGGACCGGTGGCAACGGCGCCCCCGCCTACCTGGTGCCCGACATCCCGTGGACCAAGGTCACGCACCTGAACTACGCCTTCGCCCACCTGGACGCGCAGTACCGCGTGTCCGTCGGCGCCGACGGCCCGGACAACCCGGCCACCGGCATGACCTGGCCGGGCGTCGACCTCGACCCGTCCCTGCCGTACAAGGGTCACTTCAACCTCCTGACCAAGCACAAGAAGCAGCACCCGAACGTCAAGACGCTGATCTCCGTGGGCGGCTGGGCCGAGACCGGCGGCTTCTTCAACCCCGACGGCACGCGCAACGCCAGCGGCGGCTTCTACAAGCTCGGCGCGCAGCCCCAGGCGACCGTCGACGCGTTCGCCGACTCGGCCGTGCGGTTCATCCGCGCCTACGGCTTCAACGGCGTCGACATCGACTACGAGTACGCCACCTCGAACAACCACGCCGGCAACCCGGACGACTTCTGGATCTCCAACGCCAACCGCGGCACGCTGTGGGCCGGCTACGAGAAGATCATGAAGGCGCTGCGCGAGAAGCTGGACCGCGCCTCGGCCGAGGACGGCAGGCACTACCTGCTCACCGCCGCCGTGCCCGCGTCGGGCTGGCTGCTGCGCGGCCAGGAGGCGTACCAGGTCACCCGGTACCTGGACTACGTCAACATCATGTCCTACGACCTGCACGGCTCGTGGAACCACTTCGTCGGCCCCAACGCCGCCCTGTACGACGACGGCAAGGACGGCGAGCTGGCCGCGGGCGGCGTCTACACCGCGCCGCAGTACGAGGGCATGGGCTACCTGAACACCGACTGGGCCTACCACTACTACCGCGGCGCCATGCAGGCCGGGCGGATCAACATCGGCGTCCCGTTCTACAGCCGCGGCTGGCAGGGCGTCACCGGTGGCACCAACGGGTTGTGGGGCCGGGCCGCGCTGCCCGACCAGACCAGGTGCCCGGCCGGCACCGGCTCCAGCGTCGGCAGCACCACCCCGTGCGGCAACGGCGCGGTCGGCATCGACAACCTGTGGCACGACTCCACCGCCGGCGGCGCGGAGGTGCCCAGCGGCGTGAACCCCCTGTGGCACGCCAAGAACCTGGAGAACGGCATCACGCCGGACTACCTGGCGAAGCACGGCCTCGACCCGGTCAACGACCCGACCGACCGGCTCACCGGCACCTACAAGCGGTTCTACGACAGCACGCTCACCGCGCCGTGGCTGTGGAACGCCGACAAGAAGGTGTTCCTGTCCACTGAGGACGAGCAGTCCATCGCCGCGAAGGCGAAGTACGTGGCGGACAAGGGCATCGGCGGCGTGATGATCTGGGAGCTGGCCGGCGACTACCGCTTCGACGCCGCCAGGGGCCAGTACACCGTCGGCGACACGCTGCTCACCAAGATCAACGACGGCCTGCGCGGCGCCGCGCCGTACGGCAGCCGCAAGGCCGCCGGGCCCACGCCGTCCGACGTGCTCGACGTCTCCGCCACCGTCTCCGGGTTCGCGCTCGGCGACAACAACTACCCGATCACGCCCAAGCTGAAGCTCACCAACAACTCGACCACCACCCTGCCGGGCGGCACGAGGATCGAGTTCGACTACGGCACCAGCGCGCCGGGCGGCATGGCCGACCAGTCCGGGTTCGGGCTGCGGGTCACCGCCAAGGGCCACTCCGGCTCCAACGTCGGCGGCCTGAGGGGCGACTTCCAGCACGTCGAGCTGACCCTGCCCACGTGGCAGCCGCTGGCGCCGGGCGCCTCGGTGGACGTCGCGCTGAGCTACCAGCTGCCCATCGCCTCGCCGTCGAACTTCAAGCTCACCTTCGGCGGCAAGTCCTACGCCATCGCCTCCGACCACCCGCGCGGCGGCACCGGCGGCCCCGACCCCACCGGTACCACGACCACCACGACCACCACGACCACCAGCCAGCAGCCGAACTGCACCGCGCCCGCCTGGGACCGCGCCAAGGCATACGGCGGCGGCAACGAGGTCTCCCACCGCGGCAAGCGCTGGCAGGCCAAGTGGTGGACGCAGGGCGAGGAGCCCGGCACCACGGGCGAGTGGGGCGTGTGGCGCGACCTGGGCGCCTGCTGA
- a CDS encoding AfsR/SARP family transcriptional regulator encodes MDKHGGEHLRFEVLGLLRAVRGGEEVDLGAAKQRAVLAVLLLARNTPVSRDQIIEAVWGDHPPSSAVNLVQTYVAGLRRALEPSRARRAPAELLTSVGDGYLLRVERNAVDLEDFERRVAAAARLRASGDPVSAAAELDGALELWRGEPLGGVVGLFAEVERGRLVERRLAVLEDRAELMLLIGRGAELVPSLTSLVGEHPLRERGHGLLMRALCQAGRQAEALAAYREARAVLVEELGVEPGPELRKLHQAVLAGDNPEPEPPTRPMALPAGAEPVPPSPITPAQLPRASVTLIGRDGELERLDGLLADHPDGGLVLVVTGPAGVGKTALALHWANRVREDFPDGQLYVDLHGYDPNQEPLGAGEVLNRFLRTLGVPSPDIPVTVEERSALFRTLIADRRMIVMLDNARGSTELLPLLPGPPSCVVVTSRRRLVGLVAHAEARLVELDMLDLDAAVAVVGRVAGRDGTESAALRRLAVLCDGLPLALRIAAARLAVSPTLKVAELVAELDDEHGRLAALGLEDEDSTVRAALDASRRALSPLPARLLALLGLHPGPDVTAFVVAAMARVRVSEAQRALDALTAANLLSLNETGRYGAHDLVRVYTRTLAAELAPDERGSATSLMLDYYLHCADLADGQLPVARGNSVRVAPEHKPAEVPKLTGSAEAIAWLEAEQGNIIAAAELAAEGGERAWLVHAWQLPYALSRFFWLRADRSTWLRMTETALKAAAELGDPEARFVMLFNSGIALAQVGRVDESLVRHREALEVARASGDVNAQARALTTVADMLQGLGRVDESEASYREALEASRLAGSRWAEANAHHNLGLLHLATRRYGEAGTWLRAAVGMYREVGEQCGESTCHADLAMVLLESGEHAEAVTSARTALSVASAAASPYHLAVAHDRLAIVFERQGLPGAVAHWQRALALFTELNAPEADQVRARLARARAATAV; translated from the coding sequence GTGGACAAGCACGGCGGGGAGCACCTGCGGTTCGAGGTGCTGGGCCTGCTCCGGGCGGTGCGCGGTGGCGAGGAGGTCGACCTCGGCGCCGCCAAGCAGCGCGCCGTCCTGGCGGTGCTGCTGCTGGCCCGCAACACCCCGGTGAGCCGGGACCAGATCATCGAGGCGGTGTGGGGCGACCACCCGCCCAGCAGCGCGGTCAACCTCGTGCAGACCTACGTGGCCGGCCTGCGCCGCGCGCTGGAGCCCAGCCGCGCCCGCCGCGCCCCGGCCGAGCTGCTGACCTCCGTCGGCGACGGCTACCTGCTGCGGGTCGAGCGCAACGCGGTCGACCTGGAGGACTTCGAGCGCCGCGTCGCGGCGGCGGCCCGGCTGCGCGCCTCGGGCGACCCGGTCTCGGCCGCCGCGGAGCTGGACGGGGCGCTGGAGCTGTGGCGCGGTGAGCCGCTGGGCGGCGTGGTCGGCCTGTTCGCCGAGGTCGAGCGCGGCCGGCTGGTCGAGCGGCGGCTGGCCGTGCTGGAGGACCGGGCCGAGCTGATGCTGCTGATCGGGCGCGGCGCGGAGCTGGTGCCGTCGCTGACCTCGCTGGTCGGTGAGCACCCGCTGCGCGAGCGCGGGCACGGCCTGCTGATGCGGGCGCTGTGCCAGGCCGGGCGGCAGGCCGAGGCGCTGGCCGCCTACCGCGAGGCGCGCGCCGTGCTGGTGGAGGAGCTGGGCGTGGAGCCCGGCCCGGAGCTGCGCAAGCTGCACCAGGCCGTGCTGGCCGGGGACAACCCCGAGCCGGAGCCGCCGACCCGGCCGATGGCGCTGCCCGCCGGCGCGGAACCGGTGCCGCCCTCGCCCATCACGCCCGCGCAGCTCCCGCGCGCCTCGGTCACCCTCATCGGGCGCGACGGGGAGCTGGAGCGGCTCGACGGCCTGCTGGCGGACCACCCCGACGGCGGGCTGGTGCTCGTGGTCACCGGTCCCGCGGGCGTGGGCAAGACGGCGCTGGCGCTGCACTGGGCGAACCGGGTGCGCGAGGACTTCCCGGACGGCCAGCTCTACGTCGACCTGCACGGCTACGACCCCAACCAGGAGCCGCTGGGCGCGGGTGAGGTGCTCAACCGGTTCCTGCGCACGCTGGGCGTGCCGTCGCCGGACATCCCGGTCACCGTGGAGGAGCGGTCGGCGCTGTTCCGCACGCTCATCGCGGACCGGCGGATGATCGTGATGCTGGACAACGCGCGCGGCTCCACCGAGCTGCTGCCGCTGCTGCCCGGCCCGCCGTCGTGCGTGGTGGTCACGTCCCGGCGGCGGCTGGTCGGCCTGGTGGCGCACGCCGAGGCGCGGCTGGTCGAGCTGGACATGCTGGACCTGGACGCGGCGGTGGCCGTGGTGGGCCGGGTGGCCGGCCGGGACGGCACGGAGTCGGCCGCGCTGCGCCGGCTGGCCGTGCTGTGCGACGGGCTGCCGCTGGCGCTGCGGATCGCCGCCGCCCGGCTGGCGGTGTCGCCGACGCTGAAGGTGGCGGAGCTGGTCGCCGAGCTGGACGACGAGCACGGCAGGCTCGCCGCGCTCGGCCTGGAGGACGAGGACTCCACGGTGCGAGCGGCGCTGGACGCCTCGCGGCGGGCCCTGTCACCGCTGCCCGCGCGGCTGCTGGCGCTGCTGGGCCTGCACCCCGGGCCGGACGTCACCGCGTTCGTGGTCGCCGCCATGGCGCGGGTGCGCGTGTCGGAGGCGCAGCGCGCGCTGGACGCGCTGACCGCGGCCAACCTGCTCTCGCTCAACGAGACCGGCCGCTACGGCGCGCACGACCTGGTGCGCGTCTACACCCGGACGCTGGCCGCCGAGCTGGCGCCGGACGAGCGCGGGTCGGCCACCAGCCTGATGCTCGACTACTACCTGCACTGCGCGGACCTGGCGGACGGGCAGCTGCCCGTGGCGCGGGGCAACAGCGTGCGGGTGGCGCCCGAGCACAAGCCCGCCGAGGTGCCGAAGCTGACCGGTTCGGCCGAGGCGATCGCGTGGCTGGAGGCCGAGCAGGGCAACATCATCGCCGCCGCCGAGCTGGCCGCCGAGGGCGGTGAGCGGGCGTGGCTGGTGCACGCCTGGCAGTTGCCGTACGCGCTGTCGCGGTTCTTCTGGCTGCGCGCCGACCGGTCGACGTGGCTGCGCATGACCGAGACCGCGCTGAAGGCGGCGGCGGAGCTGGGCGACCCCGAGGCGCGGTTCGTGATGCTGTTCAACTCCGGGATCGCGCTGGCGCAGGTCGGGCGGGTGGACGAGTCGCTGGTGCGGCACCGCGAGGCGCTGGAGGTGGCGCGCGCGTCCGGGGACGTGAACGCGCAGGCACGGGCGCTGACCACGGTCGCGGACATGCTGCAGGGGCTGGGGCGGGTCGACGAGTCGGAGGCGTCCTACCGGGAGGCGCTGGAGGCCAGCAGGCTGGCCGGGTCGCGGTGGGCCGAGGCGAACGCGCACCACAACCTCGGGCTGCTGCACCTGGCCACGCGGCGGTACGGCGAGGCGGGGACGTGGCTGCGGGCGGCGGTCGGGATGTACCGCGAGGTGGGCGAGCAGTGCGGTGAGTCGACGTGCCACGCGGACCTGGCCATGGTGCTGCTGGAGTCGGGGGAGCACGCGGAGGCGGTGACCTCGGCGCGCACCGCGCTGTCGGTCGCCTCGGCGGCGGCCAGCCCGTACCACCTGGCGGTCGCGCACGACCGGTTGGCGATCGTGTTCGAGCGGCAGGGGTTGCCGGGTGCGGTGGCGCACTGGCAGCGGGCGCTGGCGCTGTTCACCGAGTTGAACGCGCCGGAGGCCGATCAGGTGCGGGCGCGGTTGGCGCGGGCGCGGGCGGCCACCGCGGTCTGA
- a CDS encoding DedA family protein, with protein sequence MALLTDALEGLAGLPQPAVLAVTGALTLAECTLGVGFIAPGESALLLASTTVTSVPRFLVMWLVVSVCAAVGDSVGYFLGRRYGDRLRDSKVVRKLGQEHWDRAGELLRRRGAWAVLVARFMPVVRTLVPASAGASKLEYRRFLPASIAGAVSWSALHIGIGSAAGASAKYIESVFNGVMWVLLGLAVVVGAVVVLRRRKAAARQGRLPEPELEEVA encoded by the coding sequence ATGGCCTTGCTGACCGACGCCCTGGAGGGGCTGGCCGGTCTGCCCCAACCCGCCGTGCTGGCGGTGACGGGCGCGCTGACGCTGGCGGAGTGCACGCTCGGCGTGGGCTTCATCGCACCGGGCGAGAGCGCCCTGCTGCTGGCCTCCACCACGGTGACCTCGGTGCCGAGGTTCCTGGTCATGTGGCTGGTGGTGTCGGTCTGCGCCGCGGTCGGCGACAGCGTCGGCTACTTCCTCGGCCGCCGGTACGGCGACCGGCTGCGCGACAGCAAGGTGGTCCGCAAGCTCGGCCAGGAGCACTGGGACCGGGCCGGCGAGCTGCTGCGCCGCCGCGGCGCGTGGGCGGTGCTGGTCGCCCGGTTCATGCCGGTGGTGCGGACCCTGGTGCCCGCCAGCGCCGGTGCCTCCAAGCTGGAGTACCGCCGGTTCCTGCCCGCCTCGATCGCGGGCGCGGTGAGCTGGTCGGCGCTGCACATCGGCATCGGTTCGGCGGCCGGGGCCTCGGCGAAGTACATCGAGTCCGTGTTCAACGGCGTGATGTGGGTCCTGCTCGGGCTCGCCGTCGTGGTCGGCGCGGTGGTGGTGCTGCGCCGGCGCAAGGCCGCGGCGCGGCAGGGGCGGCTGCCGGAGCCGGAGCTGGAAGAGGTCGCCTGA
- a CDS encoding DUF397 domain-containing protein has product MQREWRKSSRSSAGGPECVEIALGASGAGVRDSKDRSGGELDFGAAQWARFVATVKDGAFDLG; this is encoded by the coding sequence ATGCAGCGAGAGTGGCGGAAGAGCAGCCGGTCGTCCGCGGGCGGGCCGGAGTGCGTGGAAATCGCGCTCGGCGCCTCGGGCGCGGGCGTGCGCGATTCGAAGGACCGAAGCGGCGGCGAGCTGGACTTCGGGGCCGCGCAGTGGGCGCGCTTCGTCGCGACGGTGAAGGACGGCGCGTTCGACCTGGGCTGA
- a CDS encoding helix-turn-helix domain-containing protein — translation MPRGSSPTLRRRRLVGELRRLREAAELTIEEVGERLECSASKISRIETGRVGVTPRDVRDMLMAYGADPDTCDELVQLAREARRKAWWDEFGDIAPGRYVGFEADAESVRTYQGLMVPGLLQSEAYTRALIRDVLPGASPAEVDRRVKLRKARQALLTEDDPLRLHVVVDEAALRRLVGGREVMAEQAHRLNAIGELPNVTLQVAPFTAGSHAAMDGPFVILTFPEKLDPDVVYIESSRSDVYLEQPSDVARYSNTFARLCAESLDPVMSADLIEQVARELT, via the coding sequence ATGCCACGGGGCAGCAGTCCGACGCTGCGCAGGCGCCGGCTGGTCGGCGAGCTGCGCCGACTGCGCGAGGCGGCCGAGCTGACCATCGAGGAGGTGGGCGAGCGCCTGGAGTGCTCCGCGTCCAAGATCAGCCGCATCGAGACCGGCCGGGTCGGCGTCACGCCGCGTGACGTCCGCGACATGCTGATGGCCTACGGCGCCGACCCCGACACGTGCGACGAGCTGGTGCAGCTGGCCCGCGAGGCCCGCCGCAAGGCGTGGTGGGACGAGTTCGGCGACATCGCGCCCGGCCGCTACGTCGGCTTCGAGGCCGACGCCGAGTCGGTGCGCACCTACCAGGGGCTGATGGTGCCCGGCCTGCTCCAGTCCGAGGCGTACACCAGGGCGCTGATCCGCGACGTCCTGCCCGGCGCCTCACCGGCCGAGGTCGACCGCCGGGTCAAGCTGCGCAAGGCCCGCCAGGCCCTGCTCACCGAGGACGACCCGCTGCGCCTGCACGTCGTCGTGGACGAGGCCGCGCTGCGCCGACTGGTCGGCGGCCGCGAGGTGATGGCGGAGCAGGCGCACCGGCTGAACGCCATCGGTGAACTCCCCAACGTCACCCTCCAGGTGGCCCCTTTCACCGCGGGCAGCCACGCCGCGATGGACGGCCCCTTCGTCATACTGACCTTTCCGGAGAAACTGGACCCGGACGTGGTATACATCGAAAGCTCACGAAGCGACGTCTATTTGGAACAGCCTTCCGACGTCGCCAGGTATTCCAACACGTTCGCGCGGCTCTGCGCTGAATCACTCGACCCGGTGATGTCGGCCGACCTGATCGAGCAGGTGGCGCGCGAGCTCACCTGA